From Priestia aryabhattai, one genomic window encodes:
- a CDS encoding ABC transporter permease/substrate-binding protein: MNTLSTLLDQRGDTLFQALLEHIQISVLALVIAVLISVPLGLYLTRHDRIAEPIIGVTAVLQTIPSLALLGLLIPLVGIGTFPAVIALFLYSLLPIVRNTYTGIKEVDPSLIEASKAMGMNSWRRLIKVELPLALPVIMAGIRTAMVLIIGTATIVALIGAGGLGSLILLGIDRSDNSLILLGAIPAALLALIFDGILRTIEHSAKKGSKKRSFIMIIVLILILVSPFAAMSATKPDLVIGGKIGAEQDILINMYKELIEDQTDMKVNLRSSLGKTVFVFEALRNKEIDLYPEYTGTAIVTHLKEQPDSKDETQVYNQAKEGFQKKFGLVYLDPMKFNNTYTLTVTKEFAKENNLTTISDLANARDKVKAGLTLEFKDREDGYVGIQKEYGLTFPNIKTMEPKLRYRAVEKGDINMLDAYATDPEIKQFGLKVLKDDQQFFPPYQGAPVLREDTLKEHPELKKILNQLGGKISDDEMREMNYQVNAKGKTAEEVAHQFLVKKGLIKE, encoded by the coding sequence ATGAATACACTGAGCACATTATTAGATCAACGGGGAGACACACTGTTTCAAGCTCTTCTAGAACACATCCAAATTTCAGTACTGGCTCTTGTTATCGCCGTGTTAATTTCAGTGCCGCTCGGGCTGTACTTAACGAGGCATGACCGCATTGCTGAACCTATCATTGGGGTAACAGCCGTACTGCAAACCATTCCTTCACTCGCTTTATTAGGATTACTAATTCCTCTTGTCGGAATTGGAACTTTTCCCGCGGTTATTGCACTGTTTTTATATTCGCTTCTTCCTATTGTACGAAATACATATACCGGAATTAAAGAAGTGGACCCATCTTTAATTGAAGCATCCAAAGCGATGGGGATGAACTCGTGGAGACGATTAATTAAAGTAGAACTTCCTCTTGCACTTCCTGTCATTATGGCTGGAATTCGCACAGCGATGGTACTGATTATTGGTACAGCGACAATCGTGGCTCTTATCGGAGCAGGCGGACTGGGAAGCTTAATTTTGCTTGGTATTGACCGAAGTGATAATAGTTTGATTTTATTAGGAGCCATTCCAGCAGCATTATTAGCGCTTATTTTCGATGGAATTCTGCGAACGATTGAACACTCGGCTAAAAAAGGATCTAAAAAACGCTCGTTCATTATGATTATCGTATTAATACTCATTCTTGTTTCTCCGTTTGCTGCGATGAGCGCAACAAAACCAGACCTTGTTATCGGAGGGAAAATTGGCGCAGAACAAGATATTTTAATTAATATGTACAAAGAATTAATTGAAGATCAAACCGATATGAAAGTAAATCTGCGTTCGTCACTTGGAAAAACGGTATTTGTATTTGAGGCTCTGCGTAACAAGGAGATTGATTTGTACCCTGAGTATACGGGTACAGCCATTGTGACGCATCTAAAGGAACAGCCGGACAGCAAAGATGAAACACAGGTGTACAATCAAGCAAAAGAAGGATTTCAAAAGAAATTCGGCCTTGTCTATTTAGATCCAATGAAGTTTAATAATACGTACACATTGACAGTAACAAAAGAATTTGCAAAAGAAAATAATCTAACGACTATTTCGGATTTGGCAAATGCAAGAGATAAAGTAAAAGCAGGGTTGACGCTTGAGTTTAAAGATCGTGAAGACGGCTATGTAGGCATTCAGAAAGAATATGGCCTTACCTTCCCGAATATTAAAACGATGGAGCCCAAGCTTCGCTATCGCGCTGTAGAAAAAGGCGATATTAACATGCTTGATGCTTACGCAACGGATCCTGAAATCAAACAGTTTGGTTTAAAAGTCTTAAAAGACGACCAGCAGTTCTTCCCTCCGTATCAAGGAGCGCCTGTGCTTCGTGAAGATACGCTAAAAGAGCACCCTGAACTGAAAAAAATCTTAAATCAACTGGGCGGTAAAATCAGTGACGACGAAATGCGTGAAATGAACTATCAAGTAAATGCGAAAGGGAAAACGGCTGAAGAAGTCGCTCATCAATTCTTAGTGAAAAAAGGATTAATTAAAGAATAA
- a CDS encoding aromatic ring-hydroxylating oxygenase subunit alpha, translating into MEQQPTMTKSKTATPYPRDCTFSLEDWTTLAKYWYPVARCSDVTEKPTSVKLLDVNLVLYRTTNKVVAARDLCVHRGTPLSMGWVEDDEIICPYHGFRYATDGACTSIPAHPDANISPRLCMAVYPVIERFGLVWTSLTGEQDNLPYFDAWDDPDFQQIVCPSFDIMGSAGRQMEGFLDVAHFAWVHTDTFGDRNNAFVPKYKVSETDYGLHVEYTSTVSNYSKEQQHLNPPDFKWLRVFDVYPPFTATLKVYFPQGAELWIMNAVSPISARETRLFAPIARNFDKDSSVEGVYDFNLRVFDEDREMVENQKPEDLPLDLQMEAHIMADQTSIGYRKLLKKMGLSFRYTS; encoded by the coding sequence ATGGAACAACAACCAACCATGACCAAATCAAAAACGGCAACTCCCTACCCAAGAGACTGCACGTTCAGCCTAGAAGATTGGACGACGCTCGCCAAGTATTGGTACCCCGTCGCACGCTGTAGTGATGTAACAGAGAAACCAACGTCCGTAAAGTTACTAGATGTAAATCTAGTTCTATACCGCACCACAAACAAGGTTGTAGCGGCTCGTGATTTATGCGTTCACCGAGGTACACCGCTTAGCATGGGCTGGGTGGAAGATGATGAGATTATCTGTCCTTACCACGGCTTCCGCTATGCAACAGACGGCGCATGCACGTCGATTCCAGCTCACCCCGACGCCAACATTTCTCCCCGCCTGTGCATGGCCGTCTATCCAGTTATTGAACGATTTGGATTAGTGTGGACTTCCCTGACAGGAGAACAAGATAACCTGCCTTATTTCGATGCGTGGGATGACCCTGATTTTCAGCAAATTGTTTGTCCGAGTTTTGATATCATGGGTTCAGCCGGTCGTCAAATGGAAGGCTTTTTAGACGTAGCTCATTTTGCTTGGGTTCACACGGACACGTTTGGCGATCGAAACAACGCTTTTGTGCCTAAATATAAAGTAAGCGAAACAGATTATGGGCTTCATGTAGAATATACGAGCACCGTGAGCAATTATTCTAAAGAACAGCAGCATTTAAATCCACCCGATTTTAAATGGCTTCGCGTCTTTGATGTTTATCCGCCGTTTACAGCTACATTAAAGGTTTACTTCCCGCAAGGCGCAGAGCTGTGGATTATGAACGCAGTCTCTCCTATTTCAGCCCGCGAAACGCGTTTATTCGCGCCAATCGCTCGAAACTTTGACAAAGATTCGAGTGTCGAAGGTGTGTATGACTTTAATCTTCGCGTCTTTGACGAAGACCGTGAAATGGTTGAAAACCAAAAGCCTGAAGACTTGCCTTTAGACCTGCAGATGGAAGCGCATATTATGGCTGATCAAACGTCCATTGGCTACCGGAA
- a CDS encoding ABC transporter ATP-binding protein: MITFKNVSKQYPDGTTAVKNINLEIKEGEFFVLIGPSGCGKTTTLKMINRLHDITEGELYIKDKLVSDHNIHELRWNIGYVLQQIALFPHMTIAENIAIVPEMKHWKKNKIKKRIDELLTLVGLDPKQYRNRKPSELSGGQQQRVGVARALAADPPVILMDEPFSALDPLSREQLQQDVISLKEKIKKTFVFVTHDMSEAMTLGDRICLMKDGEIVQVGTPEEFIQKPKNEFVKTFIGNQGNALFETLDMFVKKSEQPDVEATEELASTATVQQAMDALYDHEAVAVKKGSKRIGVVTRKTLLAFLSDKMKEGGTL, translated from the coding sequence TTGATTACGTTTAAGAATGTGTCAAAGCAATACCCAGACGGTACAACTGCCGTGAAAAATATTAATCTAGAAATTAAAGAAGGGGAGTTTTTCGTTTTAATTGGTCCGAGTGGGTGTGGGAAAACAACCACCTTAAAAATGATTAACCGTCTTCATGATATTACCGAAGGAGAACTATACATAAAAGATAAGCTCGTATCGGACCACAACATACATGAGTTACGCTGGAACATTGGTTATGTCTTGCAGCAGATTGCTCTTTTTCCTCATATGACCATTGCCGAAAATATAGCCATTGTACCCGAGATGAAGCATTGGAAGAAAAATAAAATCAAAAAGCGCATTGATGAACTGCTTACCTTGGTAGGACTAGACCCAAAGCAGTATCGAAACCGAAAGCCGTCTGAGCTCTCAGGTGGCCAGCAGCAACGTGTCGGTGTAGCACGTGCCCTCGCAGCTGATCCTCCCGTTATTTTAATGGACGAACCCTTTAGTGCCCTCGATCCGTTAAGCCGCGAACAGCTTCAGCAAGATGTTATTAGCTTAAAAGAAAAAATCAAAAAAACATTTGTGTTTGTTACGCATGATATGAGCGAAGCGATGACGCTTGGAGATCGTATTTGCCTGATGAAAGATGGAGAAATTGTCCAAGTTGGAACGCCGGAAGAATTCATTCAAAAGCCTAAAAATGAATTTGTAAAAACGTTTATTGGAAATCAAGGCAATGCTTTATTTGAGACATTGGATATGTTTGTAAAAAAAAGTGAACAACCAGACGTAGAAGCAACTGAAGAGTTAGCTTCAACCGCCACTGTTCAGCAAGCAATGGACGCCCTTTACGACCATGAAGCAGTAGCCGTGAAAAAAGGGAGCAAGCGCATTGGCGTTGTAACGCGCAAAACTCTATTAGCGTTTCTTTCTGATAAAATGAAAGAAGGAGGAACGCTGTAA